In a genomic window of Croceibacterium sp. TMG7-5b_MA50:
- the rpsO gene encoding 30S ribosomal protein S15 — MTVTAERKQEIITDNARQQGDTGSPEVQVAILTERIRNLTEHFKSNHKDNHSRRGLLTMVNKRRSLLAYLKKKDVARYNALIAKLGLRK; from the coding sequence ATGACGGTTACCGCAGAACGCAAGCAGGAAATCATCACCGACAACGCCCGTCAGCAGGGCGATACCGGTTCCCCCGAAGTGCAGGTCGCGATCCTGACCGAACGGATCCGCAACCTGACCGAGCACTTCAAGAGCAACCACAAGGACAACCATTCGCGCCGCGGCCTGCTGACCATGGTCAACAAGCGCCGCAGCCTGCTGGCCTATCTGAAGAAGAAGGACGTCGCGCGGTACAACGCGCTGATCGCCAAGCTGGGCCTGCGCAAGTAA
- the truB gene encoding tRNA pseudouridine(55) synthase TruB, whose product MPHGWLILDKPRGLGSTQAVGAVKRVLRAGGHGKVKVGHGGTLDPLAEGVLPIALGEATKLAGRMLDASKTYAFTVAFGIQTTTLDTEGEVVAASEHRPSVAEVKAVLPRFTGPIDQVPPAFSALKVDGRRAYALARAGQEVELATRSVTIHALTLLDTGADHATLLAHVSKGTYIRSLARDIALALGTVGHVTFLQRRQAGPFTQDQAISLDMLEEIGKGAPLEDHLLRLEAGLDGIPALTLDPEDVQAVRQGRVLSGQPHADGLHLATTGDVPVALVEIAGGTMKVVRGFNL is encoded by the coding sequence GTGCCGCATGGCTGGCTGATCCTCGACAAGCCGCGCGGGCTCGGCTCCACCCAGGCCGTCGGCGCGGTGAAGCGGGTGCTGCGCGCCGGCGGTCATGGTAAGGTCAAGGTTGGCCATGGCGGCACGCTGGACCCGCTGGCCGAAGGGGTGCTGCCGATCGCGCTGGGGGAGGCGACGAAGCTGGCGGGGCGGATGCTGGATGCCAGCAAGACCTACGCCTTCACGGTCGCGTTCGGCATCCAGACCACGACGTTGGATACGGAGGGGGAAGTCGTTGCTGCCAGCGAGCACCGGCCTTCGGTGGCCGAGGTCAAGGCGGTGCTGCCGCGCTTCACCGGGCCGATCGACCAGGTGCCGCCCGCCTTCTCCGCATTGAAGGTCGATGGCCGGCGCGCCTACGCTTTGGCGCGGGCGGGGCAGGAGGTGGAACTGGCCACGCGTTCCGTGACGATTCACGCGCTGACGCTGTTGGATACCGGTGCCGATCACGCGACCCTGCTGGCACATGTCAGCAAGGGCACCTATATCCGCAGCCTGGCGCGCGACATCGCGCTGGCGCTGGGTACAGTAGGTCATGTGACCTTTCTGCAGCGCCGGCAGGCCGGACCGTTCACCCAGGATCAGGCGATTTCGCTGGACATGCTGGAGGAAATCGGCAAGGGCGCGCCGCTTGAAGACCACCTCCTGCGCTTGGAGGCGGGGCTGGACGGTATCCCGGCCCTGACCCTCGATCCGGAAGACGTGCAGGCGGTCCGCCAGGGCCGGGTCTTGTCCGGACAGCCCCATGCAGACGGGCTCCACCTTGCGACGACGGGCGATGTGCCGGTCGCGCTGGTGGAGATCGCCGGCGGGACGATGAAGGTCGTTCGAGGGTTCAATCTCTAG